The Glycine soja cultivar W05 chromosome 3, ASM419377v2, whole genome shotgun sequence genome window below encodes:
- the LOC114406156 gene encoding uncharacterized protein LOC114406156 isoform X1 yields the protein MMKALTSSCSKARVETLGPFSPRVPLCVSDRPEFCFTLRSKNEKKGWNLLLLKLVRNNDLYPVHAVPPKDQVDLETVEPQAQQSEQTNESKFVRVSFQLQKTCNFGEQFLIVGGGPVLGSWDPLEALPMTWSEGHVWAVELDMPAGQTFQYKFILKGEGGDIIWQPRLDRLIHTWETKNRIVVLEDWENVELQKITEEDQLAEPNEEPQEFIQFEDQDMSQVGKSQLDTYLEEANLSNKYHPNLDVLQYWKDNQAQFPDFVTPPMMVGWSIFEWT from the exons ATGATGAAAGCCCTCACAAGCTCTTGTTCTAAGGCCAGGGTCGAGACTCTAGGACCCTTCTCTCCCAGAGTTCCCCTTTGTGTTTCTGATAGACCCGAATTCTGCTTCACCCTTCGTtccaaaaatgagaaaaagggaTGGAATTTATTGCTCCTGAAACTGGTTCGAAACAATGATCTTTACCCTGTTCATGCAGTGCCACCAAAGGACCag GTGGACTTGGAAACTGTGGAGCCTCAGGCTCAACAGAGTGAACAAACAA ATGAATCAAAGTTTGTTCGTGTATCATTCCAGTTACAAAAGACTTGTAATTTTGGTGAACAGTTTCTTATAGTTGGAGGTGGTCCTGTGCTTGGTTCATGGGACCCTTTAGAGGCATTACCCATGACATGGTCTGAAGGACATGTATGGGCTGTGGAGCTG GATATGCCTGCTGGACAAACATTCCAGTATAAGTTCATACTGAAAGGAGAAGGGGGGGATATTATTTGGCAGCCACGGTTGGATCGATTGATCCACACTTGGGAAACTAAGAATAGAATAGTTGTTCTCGAAGATTGGGAGAATGTAGAACTTCAGAAAATAACAGAGGAAGATCAACTTGCCGAGCCAAATGAGGAACCCCAG GAGTTTATACAATTTGAAGATCAAGATATGTCACAAGTGGGTAAATCTCAACTAGATACATATTTGGAAGAGGCAAATctttcaaataaatatcatcCTAATCTTGATGTTTTGCAATATTGGAAGGACAATCAAGCTCAGTTTCCAGATTTTGTAACTCCTCCAATGATGGTTGGTTGGTCCATCTTTGAATGGACATGA
- the LOC114406156 gene encoding uncharacterized protein LOC114406156 isoform X2 has protein sequence MMKALTSSCSKARVETLGPFSPRVPLCVSDRPEFCFTLRSKNEKKGWNLLLLKLVRNNDLYPVHAVPPKDQVDLETVEPQAQQSEQTNESKFVRVSFQLQKTCNFGEQFLIVGGGPVLGSWDPLEALPMTWSEGHVWAVELDMPAGQTFQYKFILKGEGGDIIWQPRLDRLIHTWETKNRIVVLEDWENVELQKITEEDQLAEPNEEPQLTQCFPLLVALR, from the exons ATGATGAAAGCCCTCACAAGCTCTTGTTCTAAGGCCAGGGTCGAGACTCTAGGACCCTTCTCTCCCAGAGTTCCCCTTTGTGTTTCTGATAGACCCGAATTCTGCTTCACCCTTCGTtccaaaaatgagaaaaagggaTGGAATTTATTGCTCCTGAAACTGGTTCGAAACAATGATCTTTACCCTGTTCATGCAGTGCCACCAAAGGACCag GTGGACTTGGAAACTGTGGAGCCTCAGGCTCAACAGAGTGAACAAACAA ATGAATCAAAGTTTGTTCGTGTATCATTCCAGTTACAAAAGACTTGTAATTTTGGTGAACAGTTTCTTATAGTTGGAGGTGGTCCTGTGCTTGGTTCATGGGACCCTTTAGAGGCATTACCCATGACATGGTCTGAAGGACATGTATGGGCTGTGGAGCTG GATATGCCTGCTGGACAAACATTCCAGTATAAGTTCATACTGAAAGGAGAAGGGGGGGATATTATTTGGCAGCCACGGTTGGATCGATTGATCCACACTTGGGAAACTAAGAATAGAATAGTTGTTCTCGAAGATTGGGAGAATGTAGAACTTCAGAAAATAACAGAGGAAGATCAACTTGCCGAGCCAAATGAGGAACCCCAG CTGACTCAATGCTTTCCTCTCCTTGTTGCTCTACGTTAG